A region of Myxococcus stipitatus DSM 14675 DNA encodes the following proteins:
- a CDS encoding DUF4082 domain-containing protein, translating into MKFRSDVDGDILGIRFYKGTGNTGTHVGSLWSAAGQRLAFATFANETASGWQEVAFATPVPVTAHTTYVASYHAPVGGYGFTSGGLTAAVDAPPLHSLPGIPDGNGVFSYGAAGTFPLTSFANANYWVDVVFRPAAPVTLWPPTTTPAVASVTNDSAAVELGLKFKTSVSGNVLGVRFYKGAANTGTHVGSLWSVNGQRLASATFTGETASGWQEVLFTTPIPIPANATHVVSYHAPVGAYAFDSGGLATGLDAPPLFALPGSTSGGNGVFSYGAAGTFPINSFGNSNYWVDVLFQATGALPPTQPPGNTFRLFAPTDVPANPTANESASVELGVKFRADVDGRVKGVRFYKGSGNGGTHVGNLWSATGQPLASATFSNETAVGWQEVTFASPVDITAGTSYVASYFAPQGGYSYTNGGLASGVNAPPLRALPGTTSGGNGVYTYGGSSTFPSSSHQDTNYWVDVVFETLGPPPRPGVHGAGPVLVATAPGNPFTDYLREILEAEGIATYATTDAGNLGVSVSLDDYKVLVLGEQALGANQVTLITSWVNAGGSLIALRPGANLESLLGLNPSQGTLSNGYLLVNASQAPGTGITAETMQYHGPADQRTLTTGTRAVATLYSNATTATAYAAISQRTVGSGTATAFMFDLARSVVLTRQGNPAWQGQNRDGSNIGPGARASDMFYGNASFDPQPDWVNLGKVQIPQADEQQRLLANLLHQTSSIPLPRLWYFPRSHKAVVVMTGDGHPGGGTSQRLNQYLADSPTGCSLEDWECIRGTVYDYVGGLTAPQANGYVAQGFEYALHINTGCADYTPFTLGPNFFTPQLASFAQAFPAVPAPVTHRTHCIAFSDWATQPKVSRLNGIRMDTNYYYWPDYWVQDRPGLFTGSGLAMRFADVDGTPLDVYQLATQMTDESGQSYPLHIDTLLANALGPKGYYGAFTANMHVDQHPSPGSTAIIASAKRDGVPVITAKQLLEWLDAREATQVSALSYTGTSLSFTVTSPARNLSLMVPTRTTTGLTLSSVTRAGAPVTTVTRTIKGVGFVFIDGAQAGTYTATYQ; encoded by the coding sequence GTGAAGTTCCGGTCCGACGTCGACGGCGACATCCTGGGCATCCGCTTCTACAAGGGCACCGGCAACACCGGCACGCACGTGGGCAGCTTGTGGAGCGCCGCGGGCCAGCGGCTGGCCTTCGCGACGTTCGCCAACGAGACGGCCTCCGGCTGGCAGGAGGTGGCCTTCGCCACGCCCGTCCCCGTCACCGCCCACACGACGTACGTCGCGTCGTACCACGCGCCCGTGGGTGGCTATGGCTTCACGAGCGGAGGCTTGACGGCGGCAGTGGACGCGCCGCCGCTGCACTCGCTGCCGGGGATTCCCGACGGCAACGGCGTCTTCAGCTACGGCGCCGCCGGCACCTTCCCGCTCACCAGCTTCGCCAACGCCAACTACTGGGTGGACGTGGTCTTCCGTCCCGCCGCGCCGGTGACGCTGTGGCCGCCCACCACCACGCCCGCCGTGGCCTCCGTGACGAATGACTCCGCCGCCGTGGAGCTGGGCCTGAAGTTCAAGACCAGCGTGAGCGGCAACGTGCTGGGCGTGCGCTTCTACAAGGGCGCCGCCAACACGGGCACCCACGTGGGCAGCCTGTGGAGCGTCAACGGGCAGCGCCTGGCCTCCGCCACGTTCACCGGCGAGACGGCCTCCGGCTGGCAGGAGGTCCTCTTCACCACGCCCATCCCCATCCCCGCCAACGCGACCCACGTCGTCTCGTACCACGCGCCCGTGGGCGCCTATGCCTTCGACAGCGGGGGGCTTGCCACCGGGCTGGACGCGCCCCCGCTCTTCGCGCTGCCGGGCAGCACCAGCGGCGGCAACGGCGTCTTCAGCTACGGCGCCGCGGGCACCTTCCCCATCAACAGCTTCGGCAACTCGAACTACTGGGTGGACGTCCTCTTCCAGGCCACCGGCGCGCTGCCGCCGACGCAGCCTCCGGGCAACACCTTCCGCCTCTTCGCCCCCACGGATGTGCCGGCCAACCCCACCGCGAACGAGAGCGCCTCCGTGGAGCTGGGCGTGAAGTTCCGCGCGGACGTGGATGGCCGCGTCAAGGGCGTGCGCTTCTACAAGGGCAGCGGCAACGGCGGCACCCACGTGGGCAACTTGTGGAGCGCCACCGGCCAGCCCCTGGCCTCCGCCACCTTCTCCAACGAGACGGCCGTCGGCTGGCAGGAGGTGACCTTCGCGTCCCCCGTCGACATCACCGCGGGCACCTCCTACGTCGCGTCGTACTTCGCGCCGCAGGGCGGCTATTCCTACACCAACGGCGGCCTGGCCAGCGGCGTGAACGCCCCGCCGCTGCGCGCGCTGCCCGGCACCACCAGCGGCGGCAACGGCGTCTATACCTACGGCGGCTCGTCCACCTTCCCGAGCAGCAGCCACCAGGACACCAACTACTGGGTGGACGTCGTCTTCGAGACGCTGGGCCCGCCTCCTCGCCCCGGCGTCCATGGCGCGGGCCCCGTGCTCGTGGCCACCGCTCCGGGCAATCCCTTCACCGACTACCTGCGCGAAATCCTGGAGGCGGAGGGCATCGCCACCTACGCCACCACCGACGCGGGCAACCTGGGCGTCAGCGTGTCGCTCGATGACTACAAGGTGCTGGTGCTCGGAGAGCAGGCGCTCGGCGCCAACCAGGTGACGCTCATCACGAGCTGGGTCAACGCGGGCGGCAGCCTCATCGCCCTGCGCCCCGGCGCGAACCTGGAGTCCCTGCTGGGCCTCAATCCCTCCCAGGGCACGCTCTCCAACGGCTACCTGCTGGTCAATGCCTCCCAGGCCCCGGGCACGGGCATCACCGCGGAGACGATGCAGTACCACGGCCCCGCCGACCAGCGCACCCTGACCACCGGCACGCGCGCGGTGGCCACGCTCTATTCCAACGCCACCACCGCGACGGCCTACGCCGCCATCAGCCAGCGCACCGTGGGCAGCGGCACCGCCACCGCGTTCATGTTTGACCTGGCGCGCTCCGTCGTCCTCACCCGTCAGGGCAACCCGGCCTGGCAGGGACAGAACCGGGATGGCTCCAACATCGGCCCCGGCGCTCGCGCCAGCGACATGTTCTACGGCAACGCGTCCTTCGACCCGCAGCCGGACTGGGTGAACCTGGGCAAGGTCCAGATTCCCCAGGCGGACGAGCAGCAGCGCCTCCTGGCCAACCTGCTCCACCAGACGAGCAGCATCCCGCTGCCCCGGCTCTGGTACTTCCCGCGCTCGCACAAGGCCGTGGTGGTGATGACGGGGGATGGACACCCGGGCGGCGGCACCTCACAGCGCCTGAATCAATACCTGGCCGACAGCCCCACCGGCTGCAGCCTGGAGGATTGGGAGTGCATCCGCGGCACCGTCTATGACTACGTGGGCGGACTGACGGCCCCCCAGGCCAACGGCTACGTGGCCCAGGGCTTCGAGTACGCGCTGCACATCAACACGGGCTGCGCGGACTACACGCCCTTCACGCTGGGCCCGAACTTCTTCACGCCGCAGCTCGCGAGCTTCGCGCAGGCCTTCCCCGCCGTCCCCGCGCCCGTCACCCACCGCACGCACTGCATCGCGTTCAGCGACTGGGCCACGCAGCCCAAGGTGTCGCGCCTGAACGGCATCCGCATGGATACGAACTACTACTACTGGCCCGACTATTGGGTGCAGGACCGCCCGGGCCTGTTCACCGGCTCCGGCCTGGCCATGCGCTTCGCGGACGTGGACGGCACGCCGCTGGACGTCTACCAACTCGCCACGCAGATGACGGACGAGTCCGGCCAGTCGTATCCGCTGCACATCGACACGCTGCTCGCCAACGCGCTGGGCCCCAAGGGCTACTACGGCGCCTTCACCGCCAACATGCACGTGGACCAGCACCCGTCTCCGGGCTCCACCGCCATCATCGCTTCCGCGAAACGCGACGGCGTGCCGGTCATCACCGCGAAGCAGCTGCTCGAGTGGCTCGACGCCCGCGAGGCCACGCAGGTGTCCGCGCTGAGCTACACCGGCACGTCGCTGTCGTTCACCGTGACGAGCCCCGCGCGCAACCTGTCCCTCATGGTGCCCACGCGCACCACCACGGGACTGACCTTGTCCTCCGTCACCCGCGCGGGTGCGCCCGTCACCACCGTGACTCGCACCATCAAGGGCGTGGGCTTCGTCTTCATCGACGGCGCCCAGGCAGGCACCTACACGGCCACCTACCAGTGA
- a CDS encoding SRPBCC family protein: protein MLKKILVGLAAVILILVGVVATRPSEFSISRTTTLPAPIDVVFAQVNDFHQWPAWSPWGKLDPNMKSTYTGAESGTGAVNAWTGNDQVGEGRMTIEESRPNELVRIKLEFIKPFTVTNTTTFTFKAAQGGTEVTWTMSGSNNFVSKAFSLVMDMDKMIGKDFETGFANLKPVVEAEAAKRAEAVRLAEEKAAAEKAAAEKAAAEKLAAEQAAGGIQPAIAQPTP from the coding sequence ATGCTCAAGAAGATTCTCGTCGGCCTCGCCGCCGTCATCCTCATCCTCGTCGGTGTCGTCGCCACGCGCCCCTCGGAGTTCAGCATCAGCCGCACCACGACGCTGCCGGCGCCCATCGACGTCGTCTTCGCGCAGGTGAATGACTTTCACCAGTGGCCCGCCTGGTCGCCCTGGGGGAAGTTGGACCCGAACATGAAGTCGACCTACACGGGCGCGGAGTCGGGCACCGGTGCCGTCAACGCCTGGACCGGGAACGACCAGGTGGGCGAGGGCCGGATGACCATCGAGGAGAGCCGCCCGAACGAGCTCGTCCGCATCAAGCTGGAGTTCATCAAGCCCTTCACCGTGACGAACACCACGACCTTCACCTTCAAGGCCGCGCAGGGCGGCACCGAGGTGACGTGGACCATGAGCGGCAGCAACAACTTCGTCAGCAAGGCGTTCTCGCTGGTGATGGACATGGACAAGATGATTGGCAAGGACTTCGAGACGGGCTTCGCCAACCTGAAGCCGGTGGTGGAGGCCGAGGCGGCCAAGCGCGCCGAGGCCGTGCGCCTGGCCGAGGAGAAGGCCGCCGCCGAGAAGGCCGCCGCCGAGAAGGCCGCCGCGGAGAAGCTCGCCGCCGAGCAGGCCGCCGGGGGCATCCAGCCGGCCATCGCGCAGCCCACGCCGTGA
- a CDS encoding GNAT family N-acetyltransferase — translation MSNSGGAPGRFEVLGENGFVVSDDAARIDMEVVHGYLTQSYWSAGISRAMVERACRHSLVLGVYSAEGAQVGFARVVTDRATFAYLCDVFVLESHRGKGLSKWLMEVLLAHPDLQGLRRFSLVTKDAHGLYAQYGFTPLKNPGGYMERHDPDVYRRT, via the coding sequence ATGAGCAACAGCGGTGGAGCACCTGGTCGCTTCGAGGTGCTGGGCGAGAACGGGTTTGTCGTCTCGGATGATGCGGCCCGTATCGACATGGAGGTGGTGCACGGGTACCTGACGCAGTCGTATTGGAGCGCGGGTATCTCCCGAGCCATGGTGGAGCGGGCGTGCCGACACTCGTTGGTCCTGGGCGTGTATTCAGCCGAGGGGGCTCAGGTGGGCTTCGCGCGTGTCGTCACGGACCGGGCGACGTTCGCCTATCTCTGTGATGTGTTCGTCCTCGAGTCACATCGCGGGAAGGGGCTGAGCAAGTGGCTGATGGAGGTCCTCCTGGCTCATCCAGACCTCCAAGGACTGCGGCGCTTCTCGCTCGTCACCAAGGATGCCCATGGGTTGTATGCGCAATACGGCTTCACGCCGCTGAAGAACCCAGGGGGCTACATGGAGCGACATGACCCGGACGTCTATCGCCGGACGTGA
- a CDS encoding family 2 encapsulin nanocompartment cargo protein terpene cyclase — protein MAKAQDKHPFVLPEFYVPWPARLNPHLEAARVHSKAWARELGIIGVPKDGSAPEIWSEAKFDAMDYALLCAYTHPEAPSPELDLITDWYVWVFYFDDHFLEIYKRPQDRQGSKAYLDRLPMFMPVDLSTPMPPPTNPVEAGLADLWMRTVPTKSEAWRRRFFESTKALLDESTWELDNISEKRVSNPIEYIEMRRKVGGAPWSADLVEHAVFAEVPDRIAASRPMRVLKDSFADAVHLRNDLFSYEREILEEGELSNGVLVFERFLDVKPQAAANLVNDLLTSRLQQFENTAITELPSLFVEHAITPAEQAQVLVYIRGLQDWQSGGHEWHIRSSRYQKPASAGPELGTPQGGGVLRLPTTPGALGLNRLKYFAHVPFAPVGHLPLPAFYMPYSTTPSPHLDAARRNSKAWARKMGMLDALPGLPGIYIWDDHRFDVADVALCGALIHPEATGPELDLSASWLVWGTYADDYFPAFYGCTRDMAGAKVFNARLTAFMPDDPASSTAVPTNPVERGLADLWARTVVNITPTMRSIFRKAIQDMTESWLWELANQTQNRIPDPVDYVEMRRRTFGSDLTMSLSRLSHVDTLPLEVFHTRPIRALENSAADYACLVNDVFSYQKELEFEGELNNGVLVAQRFLNLDAASAVQVVNDLMTARMEQFQHIIKLEIPSLVRNFNLSSQAEQRLQVYIQRLQNWMAGVLKWHQTVDRYKEFELKASRRKLLPALHGPTGLGTSAARIATLFGGLRSP, from the coding sequence ATGGCCAAGGCTCAAGACAAGCATCCTTTTGTATTGCCAGAGTTCTACGTCCCCTGGCCGGCCCGGCTGAATCCCCACCTCGAAGCAGCCCGCGTCCACTCCAAGGCGTGGGCGCGAGAGCTGGGCATCATCGGCGTACCGAAGGACGGCAGCGCTCCTGAAATCTGGAGCGAGGCCAAGTTCGACGCGATGGACTACGCGCTCTTGTGCGCCTACACCCATCCGGAGGCGCCGAGCCCGGAGCTGGACCTCATCACCGACTGGTACGTCTGGGTCTTCTACTTCGACGACCACTTCCTCGAAATCTACAAGCGGCCACAGGACCGCCAGGGCTCCAAGGCGTACCTGGACCGGCTGCCCATGTTCATGCCGGTGGACCTGAGCACGCCCATGCCACCGCCCACCAACCCCGTCGAGGCGGGGCTGGCGGACCTGTGGATGCGCACGGTGCCCACCAAGTCCGAGGCCTGGCGCCGGCGCTTCTTCGAGAGCACCAAGGCGCTCCTGGACGAGTCCACGTGGGAGCTGGACAACATCAGCGAGAAGCGCGTCTCCAACCCCATCGAGTACATCGAGATGCGCCGCAAGGTCGGTGGGGCGCCCTGGTCCGCGGACCTGGTGGAGCACGCCGTCTTCGCCGAGGTCCCCGACCGCATCGCCGCCAGCCGGCCCATGCGGGTCCTCAAGGACTCCTTCGCGGACGCGGTCCACCTGCGCAATGACCTCTTCTCCTACGAGCGCGAAATCCTGGAGGAGGGAGAGCTCTCCAACGGCGTGCTGGTGTTCGAGCGCTTCCTGGACGTGAAGCCGCAGGCCGCGGCGAACCTGGTCAATGACCTGCTCACCTCCCGGCTCCAGCAGTTCGAGAACACCGCCATCACGGAGCTGCCGTCGCTCTTCGTGGAGCACGCCATCACCCCCGCGGAGCAGGCGCAGGTGCTGGTGTACATCCGCGGCCTCCAGGACTGGCAGTCCGGCGGCCACGAGTGGCACATCCGCTCCAGCCGCTACCAGAAGCCCGCCTCGGCGGGGCCGGAGCTGGGCACGCCGCAAGGCGGAGGCGTGCTGCGCCTGCCGACGACGCCGGGCGCCCTGGGGCTCAACCGGCTGAAGTACTTCGCGCACGTCCCGTTCGCGCCCGTGGGTCACCTGCCGCTGCCCGCGTTCTACATGCCGTACTCCACCACCCCCAGCCCTCACCTGGACGCTGCGCGGCGCAACTCCAAGGCGTGGGCGCGCAAGATGGGGATGCTGGACGCGCTGCCCGGCCTGCCCGGCATCTACATCTGGGATGACCACCGCTTCGACGTGGCCGACGTGGCCCTGTGCGGCGCGCTGATCCACCCGGAGGCCACGGGCCCCGAGCTGGACCTGTCGGCCTCCTGGCTGGTGTGGGGCACCTACGCGGACGACTACTTCCCGGCCTTCTATGGCTGCACGCGGGACATGGCCGGAGCCAAGGTGTTCAACGCCCGGCTGACGGCCTTCATGCCGGACGACCCCGCCAGCAGCACGGCGGTGCCCACCAACCCGGTGGAGCGGGGCCTCGCCGACCTGTGGGCGCGCACCGTCGTCAACATCACCCCCACCATGCGCTCCATCTTCCGCAAGGCCATCCAGGACATGACGGAGAGCTGGCTGTGGGAGCTGGCCAACCAGACGCAGAACCGCATCCCGGACCCGGTCGACTACGTGGAGATGCGCCGCAGGACGTTCGGCTCGGACCTCACCATGAGCCTGTCGCGGCTGTCCCACGTCGACACCCTCCCCCTGGAGGTCTTCCACACGCGCCCCATCCGCGCGTTGGAGAACTCGGCGGCGGACTACGCGTGCCTCGTCAATGACGTCTTCTCCTATCAGAAGGAGCTGGAGTTCGAGGGCGAGCTCAACAACGGCGTCCTCGTGGCCCAGCGCTTCCTGAACCTCGACGCGGCGAGCGCCGTGCAGGTCGTCAATGACTTGATGACGGCCCGGATGGAGCAGTTCCAGCACATCATCAAGCTGGAGATTCCATCGCTGGTGCGCAACTTCAACCTCAGCTCCCAGGCCGAGCAGCGACTGCAGGTCTACATCCAGCGGCTGCAGAACTGGATGGCGGGTGTCCTGAAGTGGCACCAGACGGTGGACCGCTACAAGGAGTTCGAGCTGAAGGCCAGCCGCCGCAAGCTCCTCCCCGCGCTGCACGGCCCCACGGGGCTGGGCACCTCCGCGGCGCGCATCGCCACGCTGTTCGGCGGACTCCGTTCGCCCTGA
- a CDS encoding family 2B encapsulin nanocompartment shell protein, which translates to MANSMKPDNTAEHSQLSLGTAAARQLATTTKSVPQMQGISSRWLIKLLPWVQVSGGVYRVNRRLTYSVGDGRVTFSTTGAKVQVIPQELCELPLLRGFDDVDALQALANRFEQKEFKAGAVITEKGKEADSIVLIAHGKVNQIGAGKYGDETVLGVLADGDHYSYQALLESQDYWQFTAKAVTPCTVLVLQQSAFEAVVDQSPSLKKHIEQFKARAKKKQDTSGQAAIELASGHSGEPTLPGTYVDYETSPREYELSVAQTVLQVHSRVADLFNEPMNQTEQQLRLTVEALKERKEHELINNRDFGLLHNADLKQRIHTRSGPPTPDDMDELLSTVWKDPSFFLAHPRAIAAFGQECNRRGIYPTSVELNGNMVPAWRGIPIFPCNKIPVSDSRTSSILLMRAGEKNQGVVGLHQAGIPDEIEPSLSVRFMGINEKAIINYLVSAYFSAAVLVPDALGILESVELGRSE; encoded by the coding sequence ATGGCGAACTCGATGAAGCCTGACAACACGGCGGAGCACTCTCAGTTGAGCCTTGGTACGGCGGCGGCGCGCCAGCTGGCGACGACGACCAAGTCCGTGCCGCAGATGCAGGGCATCTCCTCGCGGTGGCTCATCAAGCTGCTGCCGTGGGTGCAGGTCTCCGGCGGCGTGTACCGCGTCAACCGTCGCCTGACGTACTCGGTGGGCGATGGCCGGGTGACGTTCTCCACCACGGGCGCCAAGGTCCAGGTCATCCCGCAGGAGCTGTGTGAGCTGCCCCTGCTGCGCGGGTTCGACGACGTGGACGCGCTCCAGGCCCTGGCGAACCGCTTCGAGCAGAAGGAGTTCAAGGCGGGCGCCGTCATCACCGAGAAGGGCAAGGAGGCCGACAGCATCGTCCTCATCGCCCACGGCAAGGTGAACCAGATTGGCGCCGGCAAGTACGGCGACGAGACGGTGCTGGGCGTGCTCGCCGACGGCGACCACTACAGCTACCAGGCGCTGCTGGAGTCGCAGGACTACTGGCAGTTCACGGCCAAGGCCGTCACGCCCTGCACGGTGCTGGTGCTCCAGCAGAGCGCGTTCGAGGCGGTGGTGGACCAGTCGCCGTCGCTCAAGAAGCACATCGAGCAGTTCAAGGCGCGCGCGAAGAAGAAGCAGGACACCTCCGGCCAGGCCGCCATCGAGCTGGCGTCCGGCCACTCCGGTGAGCCCACGCTGCCGGGCACGTACGTGGACTACGAGACGTCCCCGCGTGAGTACGAGCTGAGCGTCGCGCAGACGGTGCTCCAGGTCCACAGCCGCGTCGCGGACCTGTTCAACGAGCCCATGAACCAGACGGAGCAGCAGCTGCGCCTGACGGTGGAGGCGCTCAAGGAGCGCAAGGAGCACGAGCTCATCAACAACCGCGACTTCGGCCTGCTGCACAACGCGGACCTGAAGCAGCGCATCCACACGCGCTCGGGCCCGCCGACGCCGGATGACATGGACGAGCTGCTCTCCACGGTGTGGAAGGACCCGTCCTTCTTCCTGGCCCACCCGCGCGCCATCGCCGCGTTCGGCCAGGAGTGCAACCGCCGGGGCATCTACCCCACCAGCGTGGAGCTCAACGGCAACATGGTGCCCGCCTGGCGCGGCATCCCCATCTTCCCCTGCAACAAGATTCCCGTCTCCGACTCGCGCACCAGCTCCATCCTGCTGATGCGCGCGGGTGAGAAGAACCAGGGCGTCGTCGGTCTGCACCAGGCCGGCATCCCCGACGAAATCGAGCCCAGCCTCTCCGTCCGCTTCATGGGCATCAACGAGAAGGCCATCATCAACTACCTGGTCAGCGCCTACTTCTCCGCCGCCGTCCTCGTGCCCGACGCGCTCGGCATCCTGGAGAGCGTGGAGCTGGGCCGCTCGGAGTAA
- a CDS encoding family 2B encapsulin nanocompartment shell protein yields the protein MTNPNNPGGGGMELQPTSLSTAGARQLATTTKSLPQMQGITPRWLMRMLPWVQVSGGVYRVNRRLSYAAGDDRLNFSNIGAKVEVPPQELAKLPLLRGFEGDDSVFRALATRFVQKEFKAGDAIVSAGAPAEHVVLMAHGKAKKLGQGKYGDELTLDVIGDGDHFGDQAVVESNDRWAFTVKATTPCTVLMLPQQVFEDLIKQSPALQAHVEKFKERLKKPQDKMGQAAIPMAAGHAGEPTLFGGFVDYELAPREYELSIAQTILRVHTRVADLYNGPMNQTEQQLRLTIEALKEQQEYELINNRDFGLLHNADLKQRLHTRSGPPTPDDLDELLSRRRKSRFFLAHPRTIAAFGRECTRRGLYPAVVEVQGSKVMSWRGVPILPCDKIPITESRTSSIIVMRTGEADQGVIGLHRTGLQDEVEPGISVRFTGINEKAISSYLVSTYFSAALLVPDALGVLENVELGV from the coding sequence ATGACGAATCCCAACAATCCAGGTGGTGGCGGAATGGAGCTGCAGCCGACGAGCTTGAGCACGGCGGGCGCCCGGCAGCTGGCGACGACGACCAAGTCGCTGCCGCAGATGCAGGGCATCACGCCTCGCTGGCTGATGCGCATGCTCCCGTGGGTGCAGGTGTCCGGCGGCGTGTACCGCGTCAACCGCCGCCTGAGCTACGCGGCCGGGGACGACCGGCTCAACTTCAGCAACATCGGCGCCAAGGTGGAGGTGCCGCCCCAGGAGCTCGCGAAGCTGCCGCTGCTGCGCGGCTTCGAGGGCGACGACTCGGTGTTCCGGGCTCTGGCGACCCGCTTCGTGCAGAAGGAGTTCAAGGCGGGCGACGCCATCGTCTCCGCGGGGGCTCCGGCCGAGCACGTGGTGCTGATGGCCCACGGCAAGGCGAAGAAGCTGGGCCAGGGCAAGTACGGCGACGAGCTGACGCTGGATGTGATTGGCGACGGCGACCACTTCGGCGACCAGGCCGTGGTGGAGTCGAATGACCGCTGGGCCTTCACGGTCAAGGCGACCACGCCTTGCACGGTGCTGATGCTGCCGCAGCAGGTGTTCGAGGACCTCATCAAGCAGTCCCCGGCCCTCCAGGCGCACGTCGAGAAGTTCAAGGAGCGCCTGAAGAAGCCGCAGGACAAGATGGGCCAGGCGGCCATTCCGATGGCGGCGGGCCACGCGGGTGAGCCGACGCTGTTCGGTGGGTTCGTCGACTACGAGCTGGCGCCGCGCGAGTACGAGCTGAGCATCGCGCAGACAATCCTGCGGGTGCACACGCGCGTCGCGGACCTCTACAACGGCCCCATGAACCAGACGGAGCAGCAGCTCCGGCTGACCATCGAAGCGTTGAAGGAGCAGCAGGAGTACGAGCTCATCAACAACCGTGACTTCGGCCTGCTGCACAACGCGGACCTGAAGCAGCGGCTGCACACGCGCTCGGGCCCGCCGACGCCGGACGACCTGGATGAGCTGCTGAGCCGTCGCCGCAAGTCGCGCTTCTTCCTGGCGCACCCGCGCACCATCGCGGCGTTCGGCCGGGAGTGCACGCGCCGGGGGCTGTACCCGGCGGTGGTGGAGGTGCAGGGCAGCAAGGTCATGTCGTGGCGCGGGGTGCCCATCCTGCCGTGCGACAAGATTCCCATCACCGAGTCGCGCACCAGCTCCATCATCGTGATGCGCACGGGCGAGGCGGACCAGGGCGTCATCGGTCTGCACCGCACGGGCCTCCAGGACGAGGTCGAGCCGGGCATCTCCGTGCGGTTCACGGGCATCAACGAGAAGGCCATCTCGTCCTATCTCGTGAGCACGTACTTCTCCGCGGCGCTCCTGGTTCCGGACGCGCTGGGTGTGCTCGAGAACGTCGAGCTCGGCGTTTGA